The following coding sequences lie in one Silene latifolia isolate original U9 population chromosome 5, ASM4854445v1, whole genome shotgun sequence genomic window:
- the LOC141655066 gene encoding uncharacterized protein LOC141655066, whose product MSLKDRFSESLCSIIKVKDAILANVGTPEAGASLVQSWVRKGKFQVHLAYDWFRTKGNASCWTKALQGRSVIPKHWVTASLAATKSLPTVDLLCTRGISIVNRCVLCRAHAETHRHLFFRCSYSQELWTGLLNWMHIAGRSNDLSTELHWIANSKGRRHWKHEWRKGQIVYFFVYYIWQERNKRIFLGKDTAAELIIGHIKFVIRSRLQNCMNTSSPLFEARLHT is encoded by the coding sequence ATGTCTCTGAAAGATAGATTCTCTGAAAGTTTGTGCAGCATTATTAAGGTTAAGGATGCAATCCTTGCCAATGTGGGCACTCCTGAGGCTGGCGCTTCCCTGGTTCAGAGCTGGGTCAGGAAAGGGAAATTCCAGGTCCACCTGGCTTATGACTGGTTTAGAACTAAAGGAAATGCTAGTTGTTGGACTAAGGCTCTTCAAGGAAGATCTGTCATTCCTAAGCACTGGGTTACTGCTAGTCTTGCTGCCACTAAAAGCCTTCCAACTGTGGACCTTCTCTGCACTAGGGGGATTTCCATTGTCAATAGGTGTGTGTTATGCAGGGCTCATGCTGAAACTCATAGGCATCTTTTCTTCAGATGCTCTTATTCTCAGGAGCTGTGGACTGGTTTACTTAATTGGATGCACATTGCAGGGAGGAGTAATGATCTGAGTACTGAACTTCATTGGATTGCTAATTCTAAAGGGCGTAGGCATTGGAAGCATGAATGGAGGAAGGGTCAGATAGTCTATTTCTTTGTATACTATATATGGCAAGAGAGAAACAAACGGATTTTCCTTGGCAAGGATACTGCTGCTGAGCTTATTATTGGCCATATCAAATTTGTTATTAGGTCCAGGCTTCAAAATTGTATGAATACTAGTTCCCCTCTCTTTGAGGCTAGGTTGCATACCTAA